A region from the Agrococcus sp. SL85 genome encodes:
- a CDS encoding sensor histidine kinase, protein MARALLLVVVGVIAATELAWLLLGGDAGPIGSALAELALTLSFAVFAWRPPAGALVLVASAGATVLVGTGMLGALVLVVGAGLVVATCSSAVIVGYALSAGVVCGAVIMLAPASGASEDAATLAVVATLSSAAGLYLRWLRGRASALESALVEQDRAREIATQIERDRIADELHDLIAHELTIIAMHAQVLRRTDEPASRQLAEGAIADAARKALADIRRVLRVAAMSRSDEPDVDSIRNQLGVSLEDVRSQIETAGGELLVEGSAGTLPPSIDTALGRIVREATSNVLKHGGAGAPVTISLGRADGRVRLRVRNGRGGSPRALELPTGGYGIARMRARAEALGGAFEAGPAGEGWTIEVSLPAG, encoded by the coding sequence GTGGCTCGAGCGCTGCTGCTCGTCGTCGTCGGCGTCATCGCCGCGACCGAGCTCGCATGGCTGCTGCTCGGCGGCGACGCGGGCCCGATCGGGAGCGCGCTGGCGGAGCTCGCGCTGACCCTCTCCTTCGCGGTGTTCGCGTGGCGACCGCCCGCCGGTGCGCTCGTGCTCGTGGCCAGCGCCGGGGCGACGGTGCTCGTGGGCACCGGCATGCTCGGCGCGCTGGTGCTCGTGGTCGGCGCCGGCCTCGTCGTCGCGACGTGCAGCTCCGCCGTGATCGTCGGGTACGCGCTCTCGGCGGGGGTGGTCTGCGGCGCCGTCATCATGCTGGCGCCCGCGAGCGGCGCGTCGGAGGACGCAGCGACGCTCGCCGTCGTCGCGACGCTCAGCTCGGCCGCAGGCCTCTACCTCCGGTGGCTGCGCGGCCGCGCGAGCGCCCTCGAGAGCGCGCTCGTCGAGCAGGACCGCGCCCGGGAGATCGCGACGCAGATCGAGCGCGACCGGATCGCCGACGAGCTCCACGACCTGATCGCGCACGAGCTCACGATCATCGCGATGCACGCGCAGGTCCTCCGTCGCACGGACGAGCCCGCGTCCCGACAGCTGGCCGAGGGTGCGATCGCCGACGCTGCGCGCAAGGCGCTCGCCGACATCCGCCGCGTCCTGCGCGTCGCCGCGATGTCGCGGTCGGACGAGCCGGACGTCGACAGCATCCGGAACCAGCTCGGCGTGAGCCTCGAGGACGTGCGCTCCCAGATCGAGACGGCGGGCGGCGAGCTGCTGGTCGAGGGATCGGCCGGGACGCTGCCGCCCAGCATCGACACCGCGCTCGGCCGGATCGTGCGAGAGGCGACCTCCAACGTCCTGAAGCACGGCGGGGCCGGAGCCCCCGTGACGATCTCGCTCGGGCGCGCCGACGGTCGCGTGCGGCTCCGCGTCCGCAACGGCAGGGGCGGCAGTCCCCGTGCGCTCGAGCTGCCGACCGGCGGCTACGGGATCGCCCGCATGCGCGCGCGTGCCGAGGCGCTCGGCGGTGCGTTCGAAGCAGGCCCCGCTGGGGAGGGCTGGACGAT
- a CDS encoding response regulator, with protein MSPIRVLIVDDEALMRHALGVFVSSADDMVVAGEAADGAAAVRACGTLRPDVVLMDMQMPVMNGADATRAVLEAHPGTRVIALTTFTSERFLIPALRAGATAYLVKDTEPDELVAAIRDVHEGSYVISPQVTRELVETVSQGPAARVPEPLHSSEQLSERELDIVRLLARGLSNAEIAGELHVSEATVKTHLGRVMAKWGVRDRVQTLIRAAKADLVRFH; from the coding sequence ATGTCGCCCATCCGCGTGCTGATCGTCGACGACGAGGCGCTGATGCGCCATGCGCTCGGCGTGTTCGTGAGCAGCGCCGACGACATGGTCGTGGCGGGCGAGGCGGCGGACGGCGCCGCGGCGGTCCGCGCGTGCGGGACGCTCAGGCCCGACGTGGTCCTCATGGACATGCAGATGCCGGTCATGAACGGCGCCGACGCGACCCGCGCCGTCCTCGAGGCGCACCCCGGGACGAGGGTGATCGCGCTCACGACCTTCACCTCCGAGCGCTTCCTGATCCCCGCGCTGCGCGCCGGCGCCACCGCATACCTCGTGAAGGACACGGAGCCGGACGAGCTCGTCGCGGCGATCCGCGACGTGCACGAGGGCTCCTACGTCATCTCGCCGCAGGTGACGCGCGAGCTCGTCGAGACCGTCTCGCAGGGGCCGGCGGCGCGCGTCCCCGAGCCGCTGCACAGCTCCGAGCAGCTGTCGGAGCGCGAGCTGGACATCGTGCGGCTGCTCGCGCGGGGGCTCTCGAACGCCGAGATCGCCGGGGAGCTCCACGTCTCGGAGGCCACCGTCAAGACCCATCTGGGCCGCGTCATGGCGAAGTGGGGCGTGCGCGATCGCGTGCAGACGCTCATCCGTGCGGCGAAGGCCGATCTGGTCCGCTTCCACTGA
- a CDS encoding PH domain-containing protein has protein sequence MRTIPTDSASRGRAATGARIQEAVVIPQPIAPPTAGEPGAHALPPAALGYEIARSAIAIGAAAVVAAAAVLLLAPEPARPPLLAAVAALAAVGGAVDLLVLDRIRVRSTSWTATEDFVYIASGRLVRRSVLVPVPQVLGVEVAVGPLLRRAGLVRVRFVTIGDGVEISAVTAEQAASIRGTVLGQRGVADA, from the coding sequence ATGCGTACAATCCCCACTGACAGCGCCAGCCGCGGCCGAGCGGCGACCGGCGCGCGGATCCAGGAGGCGGTCGTCATCCCACAGCCGATCGCGCCGCCGACTGCCGGGGAGCCCGGGGCCCACGCGCTCCCCCCTGCCGCGCTCGGCTACGAGATCGCGCGCAGCGCGATCGCGATCGGCGCCGCGGCCGTCGTCGCGGCCGCCGCCGTCCTGCTCCTGGCGCCCGAGCCCGCGAGGCCGCCGCTGCTGGCCGCGGTCGCTGCGCTCGCGGCCGTCGGCGGAGCCGTCGACCTGCTGGTCCTCGACCGCATCCGCGTCCGCTCGACCAGCTGGACCGCGACCGAGGACTTCGTCTACATCGCCTCCGGTCGGCTCGTGCGCCGCTCGGTGCTCGTGCCCGTGCCGCAGGTGCTGGGCGTCGAGGTCGCGGTGGGGCCGCTCCTGCGCCGCGCCGGACTCGTGCGCGTGCGCTTCGTCACGATCGGCGACGGCGTCGAGATCTCCGCCGTCACGGCCGAGCAGGCCGCCTCGATCCGCGGGACGGTGCTCGGGCAGCGGGGCGTCGCCGATGCATGA
- a CDS encoding RidA family protein: protein MAELGLVLPPVAKPVAAYVPAVASGHLVHTSGQLPMVDGALRRTGLVGAEVSADEAHDDARRCVLNALAAIDAEIGSLDRITRIVKVTGFVASAPGFTGQPGVVNGASELLGEIFGEAGAHARSAVGVAALPLGAPVEVEVIAEFA, encoded by the coding sequence ATGGCGGAGCTCGGCCTCGTGCTCCCGCCGGTCGCGAAGCCCGTCGCGGCCTACGTGCCGGCCGTGGCATCCGGCCACCTCGTGCACACCTCCGGCCAGCTGCCGATGGTGGACGGCGCGCTGCGCCGCACGGGCCTCGTGGGCGCCGAGGTCTCGGCCGACGAGGCGCACGACGACGCCCGCCGGTGCGTGCTCAACGCGCTCGCGGCGATCGACGCCGAGATCGGCTCGCTCGACCGCATCACCCGCATCGTGAAGGTGACGGGCTTCGTCGCCTCCGCCCCGGGCTTCACCGGGCAGCCCGGCGTCGTCAACGGCGCGAGCGAGCTGCTGGGCGAGATCTTCGGCGAGGCGGGCGCCCACGCCCGCTCCGCGGTGGGCGTCGCGGCGCTGCCGCTCGGCGCGCCCGTCGAGGTCGAGGTCATCGCCGAGTTCGCCTGA
- the acs gene encoding acetate--CoA ligase translates to MSDRIDHLLTESRRFAPPEALARDSATTSELYERAGADRLGFWAEQARELQWATPFTEVLDWQPPHARWFHDGTLNVAVNCLDRHVEAGDGERVALHWEGEPGDRRTITYAEMTAEVKRLANVLTGLGVRAGDRVAIYLPMLPEAVAAMLACARIGAVHTAVFGGFSPSNLRSRIDDAGASLVITTDGAWRKGKVFPLKPTVDEALREPGHGVTKVLVVQRGENEIDWDESRDVWYHEAMAEAEAEHVAEAFPAEHPLFILYTSGTTGKPKGILHTSAGYLTQTSFTHRHVFDLKPETDVYWCTADIGWVTGHSYIVYGPMANGTTQVMHEGTFDTPTPERPWQIIERYGVTIFYTAPTAIRTFMKLGRQHTQSSDLSSLRVLGTVGEPINPEAWMWYRDVIGGGTTPVMDTWWQTETGAIMISGLASVTSLKPGSAQVPTPGIDIDVVDESGTPVGDGDGGLLVATSPWPSMLRTIWGDDDRYRETYWEKFGDRYFAGDGARKDDDGEIWLLGRVDDVMNVSGHRLSTAEIESSLVAHETTAEAAVVGASDETTGQAVVAFVILKSRFADALSVEESEDVLRKHVAGDIGAIARPRQVFIVPDLPKTRSGKIMRRLLRDLAEGRELGDTTTLADQGVVDAIRSQLR, encoded by the coding sequence TTGTCCGACCGCATCGACCACCTGCTCACCGAGTCCCGCCGCTTCGCGCCGCCCGAGGCGCTCGCGCGCGACTCGGCCACGACGAGCGAGCTCTACGAGCGGGCGGGCGCCGACCGCCTCGGCTTCTGGGCCGAACAGGCCCGCGAGCTCCAGTGGGCGACGCCGTTCACCGAGGTGCTCGACTGGCAGCCGCCCCACGCGCGCTGGTTCCACGACGGCACCCTCAACGTGGCCGTCAACTGCCTCGACCGCCACGTGGAGGCCGGCGACGGCGAGCGCGTCGCGCTGCACTGGGAGGGCGAGCCGGGCGACCGCCGCACGATCACTTACGCCGAGATGACCGCCGAGGTCAAGCGCCTCGCGAACGTGCTCACCGGCCTCGGGGTGCGCGCGGGCGACCGCGTCGCGATCTACCTGCCGATGCTGCCGGAGGCCGTGGCGGCGATGCTCGCGTGCGCCCGCATCGGCGCCGTGCACACCGCCGTCTTCGGCGGCTTCTCGCCCTCGAACCTCCGCAGCCGCATCGACGACGCGGGCGCGTCGCTCGTCATCACGACCGACGGCGCGTGGCGCAAGGGCAAGGTCTTCCCGCTGAAGCCCACGGTCGACGAGGCGCTCCGCGAGCCCGGCCACGGGGTGACGAAGGTGCTCGTCGTGCAGCGCGGCGAGAACGAGATCGACTGGGACGAGAGCCGCGACGTCTGGTACCACGAGGCCATGGCCGAGGCCGAGGCCGAGCACGTGGCCGAGGCCTTCCCCGCCGAGCACCCGCTCTTCATCCTCTACACCTCCGGCACCACGGGGAAGCCGAAGGGCATCCTCCACACGAGCGCCGGCTACCTCACGCAGACCTCATTCACGCACCGCCACGTGTTCGACCTCAAGCCCGAGACCGACGTCTACTGGTGCACCGCCGACATCGGCTGGGTCACCGGCCACAGCTACATCGTCTACGGGCCGATGGCGAACGGCACGACGCAGGTGATGCACGAGGGCACGTTCGACACCCCCACCCCCGAGCGCCCGTGGCAGATCATCGAGCGCTACGGCGTGACGATCTTCTATACGGCGCCCACGGCCATCCGCACCTTCATGAAGCTCGGCCGCCAGCACACGCAGTCGAGCGATCTGTCGAGCCTGCGCGTGCTCGGCACGGTGGGCGAGCCCATCAACCCGGAGGCATGGATGTGGTACCGCGACGTGATCGGCGGCGGCACGACCCCCGTCATGGACACGTGGTGGCAGACCGAGACCGGCGCCATCATGATCTCCGGCCTCGCCTCGGTCACGTCGCTGAAGCCCGGCAGCGCGCAGGTGCCGACCCCCGGCATCGACATCGACGTCGTCGACGAGTCCGGCACGCCGGTCGGCGACGGCGACGGCGGCCTGCTCGTGGCGACCTCGCCGTGGCCGTCGATGCTGCGCACCATCTGGGGCGACGACGACCGCTACCGCGAGACCTACTGGGAGAAGTTCGGCGACCGGTACTTCGCGGGCGACGGCGCCCGCAAGGACGACGACGGCGAGATCTGGCTGCTCGGCCGAGTCGACGACGTCATGAACGTCTCGGGCCACCGCCTCTCGACGGCCGAGATCGAGTCGTCGCTCGTCGCGCACGAAACGACGGCGGAGGCCGCAGTCGTGGGCGCCAGCGACGAGACGACGGGCCAGGCCGTCGTCGCCTTCGTGATCCTGAAGTCGCGGTTCGCCGACGCGCTGAGCGTCGAGGAGTCGGAGGACGTGCTGCGGAAGCACGTCGCCGGCGACATCGGCGCGATCGCCCGCCCGCGGCAGGTCTTCATCGTGCCCGACCTCCCGAAGACGCGCTCCGGCAAGATCATGCGGCGCCTGCTGCGCGACCTCGCCGAGGGCCGCGAGCTCGGCGACACGACGACGCTCGCCGACCAGGGCGTCGTTGACGCCATCCGCTCGCAGCTGCGCTGA